The following coding sequences are from one Capsicum annuum cultivar UCD-10X-F1 chromosome 3, UCD10Xv1.1, whole genome shotgun sequence window:
- the LOC107864655 gene encoding uncharacterized protein LOC107864655 — MSSIGTSKGVLEIVKFAVYVSVPIGLMYLFANNNSNLQKIMGHREYVVYPTETVKPQSPEELREIAKEIARKRQRDQEMRS; from the exons ATGTCGTCAATTGGAACATCAAAAGGTGTATTAGAGATAGTAAAATTTGCAGTATATGTATCAGTTCCAATTGGTCTCATGTACTTGTTTGCCAACAACAACTCCAATCTTCAGAAAATCATGGGACAT CGTGAATATGTAGTTTATCCGACAGAAACTGTAAAGCCCCAATCACCCGAGGAACTGAGGGAGATTGCAAAAGAAATAGCTCGGAAGAGACAGAGGGACCAAGAAATGCGGAGCTGA